One Coffea eugenioides isolate CCC68of chromosome 2, Ceug_1.0, whole genome shotgun sequence genomic window, ACTGAATAAAGCAAATTGGTGCTCCTGAAAGATCTTCAAGCACATGGATTGATGTTTGCCAACTATAAATTCTATCTACAGTACCTTTAGCTCTGCCACTTACATGAtaaccaaattaaccaaaatCAATTAACTGTCCAACATACTACAAATTTCTCCATAGATTTCATCCACTACTTTGCACCCCGtctgaaagaaaaataaaaaacaaaaacaacatcCACCAACTGCATCACTTTGGAGCAAATTAACTAGGATAAAGCATCAGCAGAAGATAAATGTATCAAATTCCCTTCTCATAGAAGAGTTAATTCGGCACACCTAAAGCGAAAGACAGTTCACTAACAAATTAGTGAGGCAACACTGTTCAACAAGTAAAAGAGCAGAATTCCCTAGTTAAATATGGACTTCAAACCTAACAATTTTGCTACCCTAAAGAACAAAATCTTCAGAATATTCAAGTTTCAATGTACCTGTGTGAAGCTTCAGCACATGCAAAACTATTCTATAAGGATCTTCTTCAGGAATACAAAATCATTAAATAGGTGACTTGAACAAGAGAATTCGGCATCTCAATTATTCTAGCATATACAAGGAACAAAGCAAATCATTGCTTGAAGAAGCAATTTATGAACCAGCAAATGTCTCATTGTGCATGCCAATTAATTGTTCTGTTCCCACATGGGCCAGTGTACACTGTAACTGTTTTTTTGCACATCAATGTGCTTAGTCATTCTCTCCTTGCACTTAAAAGATGATTCCTTGATGTAGAAAATTAATGCGTTTACAGCCATCTTACTTGTTAGATTAACCAATTCGCTTTTCctttttgctctctctctctctctctctctctctctaagctACACTAGCCTACTTTTTTCACTATACATTATTCTCAACATCAATAAACACAAGCAATATCACATATGTATAAAAATTGAAGCATAAGCATTGTGCTAATTTTCTGTACACAGTTATATTTAAATCCTAGCCATTTACAAATTTATTGTGCTCCAGCCAAGAAATAGTAAATTTCTCCTTACGAAAATCTTTACAGGTCATTTGATAGGGTCAGTCAATTTCACATATTATTGCAGATGAAGCACGAGTTTAAACTAAAAACTCACTAGCAAAACCTGCCAGCCGGagcaaaatgaaaaaagaaaacccAGAGAATAAAGTCAGATAACAACTGCCAAAGTTAACTAGTTAGACAGTGCTATTGATCCGGAAGCTCCCCATTCCAATTAAACAACTATCCTCTTAAACGGTAAACTTGACTGTGTCAACAAACAAGACAGAGAAAGAAATCCACCACCTATTTTACATATGTTCGTAAAATTGCTTGGACTACATCCAGTAAACAGATATGTTTTATGTTACCTTCTGGGTTTGACAATCTAACTTgaagcaaaataaaaaagaaaaaaccttAGGCAATTCATATTATTCTTTACCTAAACCTGGCCCGCTTGGTAAGGCTGCCGCCAGAATTTCTTCTCTCAGGTGCCCGGGCTTTTCCAAAAgccttcatttttcttctctttctgtCCTCCTCGCTATCCGATTCATGTCCTTTCTCCCTATCTGCATTGCTTGCTTCCCTTTCCAACTCTTCCCAAGTTTTTCCCTCATCTTCTTCAGAATCTTCATCAGAATCATCTTCTTCATCGTCCTCAGATTCCACAAGTGACTCGCTGTCATCACCCTCCTCTTCTGAAACTGAGTCAGACTGTGCATCTGAAGGGACATATCCTTGATCCGATTCCTCTGAGTTCTCAGAGTCTGAATCACTAGCCTCCATGTTCAGAAATTCCCATCCACCATCCTCGATAAACTTTTCAGGGTCATCTGTAATTGTCTTCAATATTGGGCGCCAGTTCAGATTTAGCCTGCTCTCATAGTACTTAAGATCTGTGGTATCAAGCCATTCCTTTATACCATCAAGTGCCGTAGAAGGAATAGAATCAATCCGCATAACATCTTTCTTGAAATCCTTGAATACAATAGTCATATCAAAATTCTTCTGTCCAAGACCAACTCTCTCCAAATTAACTATCTCAATCTCGCTGAGAGTAACTACCACAAAGGGTGTCTCTATGAGCTCAACCAGACAGCTTGAAGTGGGAACAATAAAAGCAGATGCTTTGTGGGGTACCCCATGGAAGCCAAGCTCTCGCAAGGGCTGATCAAACTCCAAATCAAGGGCTTTAAATTGAGACTGCCCCCAGAGGTCATTTACTCTATTTACAAAGTTCTGGAAATCCAAGTTAATCTTGTTCCTCCTATCCCTCTCCCGTTGTTCTTCCTCAATTTCATCAGGGTCATATGCAGATCTCTTCCCACCTCCAATCGTCTGCACCACATCCATTACTTCAACATAGAATTGGACATCTTTTGTCTTCTTATTTCCCACCATTATGTGATTGTGCAGATGAAAGTGCAGGAGGGTGATCATTTCCTTCTCTGCTGGTTGGAAGAATGCGTGCTTGATGTTTGCATACATAATATCAACTCTCTCGTCGGGCCTTGAAGTTGAATACCGAAGTCCATTTGTATGTGCTTCAAGTGTCCCAGTTAGCTTTCTTCCACGACCGCCAAATACTGGACGAATCCACAGGTCAGTCAACTTCATGGGCTTAAATTTGGATCCAGCAAGTTGAAGTTTCTCTTGAGTGACTAAAGTTGCTCTCTCAGCTTTTTCTGATTCGCGGGACGCAACCTGCCTGCGAAGGGTTTTAATTTGTTGCACTACTTCACTAATGTGCCTTGGATCCTTGGAGCGAAATGAAACTTCCTTAACATATATAGAACCTTGAAACTTCATTGTGTTTGAATCATGAGGGTTGAAAGGAGTTCCAGGTACATTAAAGATTATGCGAATGTAGCAGGAACGATTTGTATCTTGCTGGCTAGACACACTCTTCACATGACCAACATGGAAAGGAACCACGGTTCCATGAATAGGCAAGAGGATGGCCTCATTCCTCTGGTCAACCTGGATCATAAAATCTTTAGGAGGAGGCAGATCATTGACATTCTTATATGCAATCAATTCACTAGAAGGCTTTCCAGAGCCACGGTTATCTGCAACTCCAGATCCAGTACCAGCAAGCCTCCTAGCAGTCTCCTCATTCTTTTGACGGGCCAGTTCAGCTTGGTGTTGCCTCCTTAGTTCCTCCTTTGACATCTCGTGGTTCACCGACCTCAGTGTTGCCTTAGATGGGAGTACCTCAGCATTGCCAGTTTTAGCCTTCATCTTTGGCTGCTCTTCTtgttcatcttcatcttcatcctcATTGAATGAGTATGCCACATCATTCACAGCTTTAGAACTCAGTGAAGTAAGCACCTCTGGGGCATTTTGACTGACAATAACCGTGTCAGAAAGCAAAAGAGAGAATTTTTGAGTTTTTGGGTTTTTCGTCTCTGTTTGTAGATTCTGAAAACCAAGAGATACATTAAAAACCATGCCTgctttcaaaattttctcatTCTTGCCATTAAGATTATGACCTGACTCGCGAAATTCAAGGCCAATTCCAGTTCCTGCAGATTTTGTCAGGCTTGGAGCTAATTCTGCTGCCTCCTTTTCAACTACTGCAACAGCTACTTGGTATGCATCACCAGCCTTGCTTCCAGGTTTCAAAGCAGCGATTGCCGCACCCTGTGCCTTAACAAGGACTGCATAAGCTTTTTTCTGAACTGGATTAGCATCAATTAAAAAAGTCCGAGCAACATTTGAGCAGTAGCTGTTATAACGAGCACCAATGGCACAAATGATTACACTGGTAGAATCATAGTAAAGATTACTATCATTGCTAGCTGCACTTGGCTTAAGATCAAACTCTCCCCCACTCTGAAATATAGGCGGGTAACAGATATCAACATTTTCAGCTTTAAGCTTTACCTTAATCTTTGCAGGTTCCAATATAACCTTTTCTGTGTCATCCATCAATGAGGAATGAGaaactttcttttcttcatcAATTACTTTTTCCAACCTTGGGACCACAAAATGCTTCATAACTGATGAAGTCAGGTAAGCAGCTTTTTTCACATTTGTGATCTCAGCTTCatctttaattgcaaataggtctgAGAAGCCATTAGTTATATcacaaagctgaaaatttgcaCTCTTCAATTTCTGATCCCAGGTTTCCAATAGATTTCCTTCAGGGGCCTCTCTCGCAATGTGCCCAACCACAGGAGTATCACCACCATCCAATCTTGATTGGGCATGCACAGCACGAAATATCTTATCCATCAATGCAGTCCCATCATCATTTTTGGCCTTCACATGGATCACAACTTCTACCCCCATAACATCCTTAGCAGATCTTTTCACAACTTCCAGCAAAGACGCCTTCTTCTGGCTACACAAGAAATGGATCTGCTTCTTCATAAACACCATGATTGTATCTGGAAACTCATATCCGACTAACCAAACATTCAGGGCTGATGATTTCAGGTACCTCAGATCCTCTGAAGGTGGAGGAGTCGCTATAGCAAGAACTTCAGAAGCACCCCATAAATCATTGTTATATTCAGTCCAATGAGAGTACAGCATCTTTAACCGCTTACTGAAATTCTCCAGATTAATTGCATATGAAGTGGACCCTCCAGGAGCCTTGCTATTATTGCTTTTAGCATTGCCATTACGACGATCCGCCATTAaaagggttttaacttataagcCTCAGGTCCTCAAACAACAAAACAAGTTATTCAACAATTCGGATCACCTGTAACCATTAAAAACAGGAAAACCATTACTCTGTAATCTGCTCACCcctctttttctacattttcatTTAAACTTTGCCAAAGCAAAAGAGAGAGCACCAAGAAGTAGCCACATCAGCTTTTTCCTTTCTATCAATTATATCGATGAACAATTAATCTCTCCCACAATAACATTGTAGAAAATGTTTTAAACAAGCACATTTAAATTCAAGCAGTAACCTCCATTCAAATTTTAAGTCTAGTCTCCTCATTTCCAGCAGAGGCATGCATCTAAACTTGCTCGTGTGAAGATTTGTTTACACCGTCTCTGTGGCGTAGCAAAAGTTAAACCTTGCAACCATatgtacaagtacaaaagtttcAGATTTAGCTCAAATTGAGAAACTGAAAGAGAACTGGACCGATCATTTTCAGCTTTAAAATCATCAAGAATTGCTATTGACTTAAGCGCTGCCTATAAGTTAATTTAGCTTTCATTTTAAAAACAATCACCAATTGAGCTGGTTTCCATTCATTTCTTTTCCTCCCATAATTCATCAGAACACCATAAAATCGAGGAGCTCAATTAAGGAAACAAAAGGTAGAGTCTGATTAAACTCACACTGGGATTGGTCTGATATGAGAAATGAAGATTGCCGATCCTTGATTCACCTATTAGAAGAACTCAGAAAGTTTTAGCTGATCAAATAACTCCAAAAtcgaagaaacaaagaaaagaaccAGTATAATTTCAGAAAAGCTTACCGATTGAGGCTTTTACCCGATGATGGATCCATTATCTTTGCCAAGATCAGAACAGATAACCCACATCGTGATGTTGAAGTATGTTAATTTGGGTAGGTAACATAGTAGGATTGATTTATTAAAGACTAACCAAGGGAAGTCAATGGATGAttcaatgatttttttttttttttgggtattgatTGAAATGAAGAAACGTTGTATATAAgtgttttaaaagaaaaggaggaggaggggaggggggggagggggggaagaaagagaaggatGGGAGGACTGGGAGATAGATTATTTGCGGCATATGGGATATTTATGGGTATTTTGTAAGCCAAGCCCAGTGGGTGGTAAAGAAATCGGGTTTATGTAGCCAAACCACGAACCAAACTATTTAATTCTCAGTCTATATTGTTCTTGAGGCAATTTCAGTTTCAGAAATCATCATTATAGATtcgttctttattatgattttAAATCTCAATATTGTAGTAATTAGGATGAATTCATGTCATTTGCATTGTATATTTGGTAAGTAAAAGATTATTTCTACATTAAATTTCAAGTATTattcaaatcaatttcatcGCAGCTGTAAATCTCGGATTGAATCCTACTGTAAATCaaatgaacaagaaaaaaattatcAAGTAAATTAATATTTGAgtcacaaattaaaaaaaaaggtatgtgtgtgtgtgatgATGATGTTTTAAGATATTCTTCCTCTACtattaatataatttactaGAAATAAAATATACACAGAAGAATGTtgattttcatgaagacacaaTGGACCAATTGATATCTACTAACTTTGAATATAACAAATATGAGCAAAGACTCATCCGTtctatattttaaaaaaaaaagtatactAAAAATTAATCTATTCCTTATCATGGATTATGTACAAAGTATAAGAACTAATcttgggcctgtttggaacctgagttttttgagagtttatctaaaactttactgtagtgcattgtagaagtttttgaaaattttttatagaAGTTTCtgtaaggtgaaaattttttttttccttttctctttttctttctttttctctttctctttctttttctttttctttctttcctttttcttttctttcctctcttcttcttcttcttcttccttccccctccccttccccATTACCTCTGCCTCCCATCTCCAGTACCTCCGCCAGCAcacctctctcttttttttttttcttttctcctctccccctccctctccctcccccgCTACCCCTTTCCTCCCCTCTCCCCGCCACCCTCCCACTCCCTTCCCCGTTTCTCCCTCCTTGGGCCGCCACCCCTCCCACTCCCTCCCTCGCCCACCATCTCTTTCCTACCCTCTGCCCTTCCCTCTCTCCACCGCCACCCTCTCTGCCCCTTCCCGCTTCTCACCTTCCCTCtgcccctttctttttttcacattttccctctccctctccttccGTCTCATCTCCTTGCTCTTGTCGGCAGATGAAGCAgcgaaatgaaatttttttttttgggcaattttCCTTCTCCCCCCTCCTCCCCTTCCCCCGCCACCCTCACCCTCTCCCGTGCGATCTGGTCTAGCGACCAGATTGGCtagaggggaaggggaagggtggTGGGGGAGGAGTGGGAGAGAcgcagagagaaaaaaaaagacagagggGAGGATGGCAGGGGAggaagagggggagagggaaaaagggcaaaaaaaaaaatcggcaCCGGAAGAGGTGATCGGCGCCGGAACCGGCGGCAGAGGTGGTGCCCGGCGACGAAGATGGTTGTGGGTTGGggtgggggaggaagaagaagaagaaaagggaaagggaatttttttttttttgtgttttggatattttaagtgtgtaggtaaaaaattttgagaagttttttggggttcctgtagtaaaagttgttaaaaaactagtaagTAAAAAACTTATCCAAAAACCTGGCTTCCAAACAGGCCCCTTATGAATTACATGATTATAATCGTTACTTactaaataacaaaaatagcAGCACATACGAAACAACAATCGTAGCTAAGTGATCAAGGACTCAGGTACATTTTGCTTAGAACATGGTCCACAATTCCATATTAATTGGAATACCGTTGaaacaaaattatatattaattCTTATAACTAAGGTGCAGTTTGTGAGAAGTTAATTATATTCGTGGGCTTAACCGGTCTCTAAAATTTGGTCTTAGACTAACTTAAGTTTTCCGGGCTCTCTAGTCCATCAAACCTAAAACCAATTGTGAGCCATGGTATAGTACTAAAATCTAAAaccactatatatatatatatatatatatctgtaaTCAAAATTTCTCTCGTCTTCAATTCAAATTTGGCCACGAAAACTACTGGATATTGTCTCCTCTGCGTCGGAGCTATCTTCTTCTTCCCCGAGGCATCACCATTTTTTGGTTCTTGACCAATCATTAGTCATCAAGCATAATCAGAAGTTCAGAATTCCGCCGAACTACTTTCTTCTCTTCCACTAGCCGGTACAATGTACAATTTGGTGGCTTTGA contains:
- the LOC113761099 gene encoding FACT complex subunit SPT16-like — translated: MADRRNGNAKSNNSKAPGGSTSYAINLENFSKRLKMLYSHWTEYNNDLWGASEVLAIATPPPSEDLRYLKSSALNVWLVGYEFPDTIMVFMKKQIHFLCSQKKASLLEVVKRSAKDVMGVEVVIHVKAKNDDGTALMDKIFRAVHAQSRLDGGDTPVVGHIAREAPEGNLLETWDQKLKSANFQLCDITNGFSDLFAIKDEAEITNVKKAAYLTSSVMKHFVVPRLEKVIDEEKKVSHSSLMDDTEKVILEPAKIKVKLKAENVDICYPPIFQSGGEFDLKPSAASNDSNLYYDSTSVIICAIGARYNSYCSNVARTFLIDANPVQKKAYAVLVKAQGAAIAALKPGSKAGDAYQVAVAVVEKEAAELAPSLTKSAGTGIGLEFRESGHNLNGKNEKILKAGMVFNVSLGFQNLQTETKNPKTQKFSLLLSDTVIVSQNAPEVLTSLSSKAVNDVAYSFNEDEDEDEQEEQPKMKAKTGNAEVLPSKATLRSVNHEMSKEELRRQHQAELARQKNEETARRLAGTGSGVADNRGSGKPSSELIAYKNVNDLPPPKDFMIQVDQRNEAILLPIHGTVVPFHVGHVKSVSSQQDTNRSCYIRIIFNVPGTPFNPHDSNTMKFQGSIYVKEVSFRSKDPRHISEVVQQIKTLRRQVASRESEKAERATLVTQEKLQLAGSKFKPMKLTDLWIRPVFGGRGRKLTGTLEAHTNGLRYSTSRPDERVDIMYANIKHAFFQPAEKEMITLLHFHLHNHIMVGNKKTKDVQFYVEVMDVVQTIGGGKRSAYDPDEIEEEQRERDRRNKINLDFQNFVNRVNDLWGQSQFKALDLEFDQPLRELGFHGVPHKASAFIVPTSSCLVELIETPFVVVTLSEIEIVNLERVGLGQKNFDMTIVFKDFKKDVMRIDSIPSTALDGIKEWLDTTDLKYYESRLNLNWRPILKTITDDPEKFIEDGGWEFLNMEASDSDSENSEESDQGYVPSDAQSDSVSEEEGDDSESLVESEDDEEDDSDEDSEEDEGKTWEELEREASNADREKGHESDSEEDRKRRKMKAFGKARAPERRNSGGSLTKRARFR